In Clarias gariepinus isolate MV-2021 ecotype Netherlands chromosome 9, CGAR_prim_01v2, whole genome shotgun sequence, a single window of DNA contains:
- the fbxo4 gene encoding F-box only protein 4: MLSPAAVLRSLRNISLFSDSRRRRRRRSEGAEQELREEDCHLRHLPVDVQLLLLTFLTPRDLCRLGATCHYWSWMVRDPLLWRYFLLRDAALWSSVDHMSTPRLHYLAEPPGGDSEADSETETEHLDFMAEYLRCCPECRSRQCCTPPFALSSFLHSLVSDTEPRFSMFGPGLEQLDVSLMNVMMNSPRVLKVAGIPQRQINGIGSGISFLYDAQHKFNIITLYSTYRAERDRAREERSRVESKVFFQDDDDDDDGGGRRSFSVAPQFQEVFRSVNGFIYVANAETHTAVREEEFAQISAALQPVFGPPSRPLLVLSCVSRDGENRRTSVCVSVAHQLQLSLLPNPWMVQDVVADSLSGLMEGIGWLLRHSGLKV; this comes from the exons ATGTTGAGTCCAGCTGCAGTGTTGAGGAGTCTGAGGAACATCAGTCTGTTCAGTGActccaggaggaggaggaggaggaggagtgaaggAGCAGAGCAGGAGCTCAGAGAGGAGGACTGTCACCTCCGTCACCTCCCT GTGGACGTGCAGCTCCTGCTCCTGACCTTCCTGACCCCGCGGGACCTGTGCAGGCTCGGGGCGACGTGTCACTACTGGAGCTGGATGGTGCGCGACCCGCTGCTCTGGAGGTACTTTCTGCTCCGGGACGCGGCGCTCTGGAGCTCTGTGGATCACATGTCTACCCCGAGACTGCACTACCTCGCCGAGCCCCCAGGGGGAGACAGTGAGGCTGACAGTGAGACGGAGACGGAGCACCTGGACTTTATGGCAGA ATACCTGCGCTGTTGTCCCGAGTGTCGCTCTCGGCAGTGCTGCACTCCTCCCTTCGCTCTCTCTTCCTTCCTGCACTCCCTGGTGTCGGACACAGAACCCCGGTTCTCCATGTTCGGCCCTGGACTCGAGCAGCTCGACGTCTCGCTCATGAACGTCATGATGAACTCTCCTCGCGTCCTGAAAGTAGCGGGGATTCCACAGCGGCAGATCaacg gtATTGGATCAGGGATCAGTTTTTTGTACGACGCCCAACACAAGTTTAACATCATCACTTTGTACTCCACCTACAG gGCAGAGAGAGACCGGGCGCGGGAGGAGAGGTCGAGGGTGGAGAGTAAGGTCTTTTttcaggatgatgatgatgatgatgatggaggagGAAGGCGGAGCTTCAGCGTGGCTCCCCAGTTCCAGGAAGTGTTCCGCTCTGTTAACGGCTTCATTTACGTGGCTAACGCGGAGACACACACAG ctgtAAGGGAGGAGGAGTTTGCTCAGATCAGCGCGGCGCTCCAGCCCGTGTTCGGTCCCCCGTCCCGTCCCCTCCTCGTCCTCTCCTGTGTGTCCAGAGACGGAGAGAACCGGaggacgagtgtgtgtgtttctgtcgcTCATCAGCTACAACTCAGCCTGCTGCCCAACCCCTGGAtg gtgcagGACGTTGTGGCTGACTCTCTCTCAGGACTGATGGAGGGGATCGGCTGGTTACTCAGACACTCAGGACTCAAAGTCTAG